The following is a genomic window from Candidatus Margulisiibacteriota bacterium.
AAACTCCACTAAGTGTGCCCAATGTTTTAGTAGAATCCACTGATTGTTCTTTTGATTTAATTACCATGTGCCACCTTTATTTTTCAAATTTAATAACTAATACAACTATACTTTATTAAAACCAAAATAAACACTTCCTATAAATATTTAATCTACGCTGATTGTATTTTATATAACTGAACAGTGTCAAAAATTATAGAAAATATAATTAATTTATTAAACTTCACCTACTAAATAATTCCGATTAGTATATTAAGTGTATGCTATTTATAATATTTATATGAAAAGAGTACTGTGCTTTTTACTCATATTAAGCTTTAGTTTTGGCTCCATAGTCAATATAAAAATTCCAAAAGGTGCCTCCGCTTCTAGCATTGCACAAATCCTGAAACAAGAAGGTCTCATCAAAAATGAACTTAAATTTAAACTCTTAGTCAAAACGTTTAATAAAGAACACAACTTTCTACCAGGTAGATTTAAGATAAATTCAAACACAAGCTACCTAAATATTATTAATCAATTACAAAATCCAAAAAATATTCAAGTTGCTAAAATCACAATTCCTGAAGGATTTAATTTATTCCAAATAAATAACCTTTTGGTCAAAAAAGAGTTACTCCCAAAAGATGAATTCTATGATTTCGCTACAGATAGAAGCAAGTTTATACATTTACTTGAAAATATCCCCGAACTATATAACGAGCCAGAACTTAACCAACTTGAAGGATTTTTATTCCCAGACACATATATTCTTGGTTATGACATGACCACAGAAGAAATAATCAAAGTGATGCTAAAACGTTTTAAAAACAAAGTGCTGCCTGCCTACAATATCAGTAAGGAAAACAACACATTACCAAAAAGAAAAGACAAAACAATGTCTTTTTATAACATTATCTCGCTTGCTTCTATTATTGAAGGAGAAGCAATTACTGCAAATGAAAGAGCAACAATTGCAGGTGTTTTCTTAAACAGAATGAATAAAAAAATGATACTTGGCTCCTGTACCACTGTTCATTATGCAAGAGCTCTGGAAGGTCTGCCAAAAGTCAAAGATCTTTCATATGAAGACACCAGAATACAAAGCGATTACAATACATACATTAATGCTGGACTACCACCTTCCCCTATTAGTAGTCCTGGTTTAGCGTCAATAGAGGCAGCTCTTAATCCAGAAAAAAACAACTATTATTTCTTTGTCTCCAACAAAGATGGAACGCATCACTTTTCTAAAACAGAAGCAGAACACAACATTTGGAAAAGACGATATTATAAAAAATAACTTCACCAACGAAGTAAGTAAAACCGGTTAATTATTACTGAGCTAATTCAGATACAAAAACAAAAGTATATCCTTGTTCAACTGCAAGTGGCATCCATTCAAACAAAACTTCCATTGTATAATTTTTGTTAATATGTCCAATCGCTATAACTTGCCCTTCCTTGTCAGCTAATTGTTGAACATGTTCTAGCTGTTTCTTAATATAATCTGAATCATCTATATTATCTAAATAAACCTGATTATATGCAGCCTTAACTCTAGATTTTCTGGCTTGTTCATAAAACACAGAAGACGGAGAAGTTAAACTATCCAGAACATACAGCTTGTTTCTTTTGGACCATCGGACTATTTCATTAACCATATTCCTTGATGAAGTCACGTATGAACCCATATGGTTGTTAAGTCCTGAAATTGCAGCAGCTCCTAACAAAGAATCAAAAGATTCATCCAGCTTTGAGCGAATGTCCTTCTTGCTATCACTAGAAGTAAGAATATACTTATATCCTATCGTCTTGAAGTGTCCACTTTCTTTATCCTCTTTCGTTGCAAATGGCTCCATTGGCATGTGCATTAATAGTTCACAGTTTCTTTTCATTTTATAATATTTCACTAAGTCCAAAGAATGTTCTTCTCCAGGCATAATTGCCAAATTAATTTTATTTTCCATCAAATCTAATAAATAATATCTAACAGTTCTTATGCCTAAATCATCTATAACGATAGCAATTTGTTTTAATTTATTGTTGTCTTGTTTATTCTGCACTCTAATTGCCACATCCCGCTTTGTGTCTAAAGCTTGAGTATTTAAACTAGTTTCTGAACCATCCACTGGAAGGGTTTTTACTGTTTCTACTTTAGGAAAATATTGTTCTGTTTCTTTTTCTAAGAGAATATATTTAGTTAAAAAAAATAATAAATTAATTACTGTAAAGGTTATAAAAAATAAAAATAAAACAAAATGAAGTTTTTTTGAACCAATCATTTCTTCTTTAGATATTTGATGGCTTGATTAATCTGAAAGTCCTTTTCTAAAGAATACTCATATGCTCCTTCTTGCATTAGCTTTATATCTTCTGAAGGTATTTCTACTACTACATCAGGAGTTATTCCTGTTTTATTAATATTTGTTCCTTTAGGCGTTAAATACTTAGCCGTTGTTAACAAAATAGCTGAATTGTCTTGTAACGGGATAACTTC
Proteins encoded in this region:
- a CDS encoding divergent polysaccharide deacetylase family protein translates to MIGSKKLHFVLFLFFITFTVINLLFFLTKYILLEKETEQYFPKVETVKTLPVDGSETSLNTQALDTKRDVAIRVQNKQDNNKLKQIAIVIDDLGIRTVRYYLLDLMENKINLAIMPGEEHSLDLVKYYKMKRNCELLMHMPMEPFATKEDKESGHFKTIGYKYILTSSDSKKDIRSKLDESFDSLLGAAAISGLNNHMGSYVTSSRNMVNEIVRWSKRNKLYVLDSLTSPSSVFYEQARKSRVKAAYNQVYLDNIDDSDYIKKQLEHVQQLADKEGQVIAIGHINKNYTMEVLFEWMPLAVEQGYTFVFVSELAQ
- the mltG gene encoding endolytic transglycosylase MltG; the encoded protein is MKRVLCFLLILSFSFGSIVNIKIPKGASASSIAQILKQEGLIKNELKFKLLVKTFNKEHNFLPGRFKINSNTSYLNIINQLQNPKNIQVAKITIPEGFNLFQINNLLVKKELLPKDEFYDFATDRSKFIHLLENIPELYNEPELNQLEGFLFPDTYILGYDMTTEEIIKVMLKRFKNKVLPAYNISKENNTLPKRKDKTMSFYNIISLASIIEGEAITANERATIAGVFLNRMNKKMILGSCTTVHYARALEGLPKVKDLSYEDTRIQSDYNTYINAGLPPSPISSPGLASIEAALNPEKNNYYFFVSNKDGTHHFSKTEAEHNIWKRRYYKK